A section of the Anabaena cylindrica PCC 7122 genome encodes:
- the ccmS gene encoding beta-carboxysome assembly chaperone CcmS, with amino-acid sequence MMFGSTQPETEDSKWRRQLDRFVKANQQELAALFWGLRLEHGNSQGTIGIDLQPKPHFVYCPQAEIEKLNDRVENRLQELLGIIENNQPETEVVMIGIGKGEIKLIQFAPEPKPEVCFEQVSKDVDSLLELLEERMSEQISAF; translated from the coding sequence ATGATGTTTGGTAGTACTCAACCGGAAACAGAAGATAGTAAATGGCGGCGACAATTGGATAGATTTGTCAAAGCAAATCAGCAAGAATTAGCAGCATTATTTTGGGGACTGCGATTGGAACATGGTAACAGTCAAGGTACTATTGGTATTGATTTACAGCCAAAGCCACATTTCGTTTATTGTCCCCAAGCCGAGATAGAAAAACTAAATGATAGAGTTGAAAATCGGTTGCAAGAACTTCTAGGAATTATTGAAAATAATCAACCAGAAACAGAAGTTGTAATGATTGGTATTGGGAAAGGGGAAATTAAGTTAATTCAATTTGCACCCGAACCCAAACCGGAAGTTTGTTTTGAGCAAGTTAGTAAGGATGTAGATAGTTTGTTGGAATTGTTAGAAGAGAGAATGAGTGAACAGATAAGTGCCTTTTAA